A genomic window from Bacillota bacterium includes:
- a CDS encoding AraC family transcriptional regulator, producing the protein MPLIILSTGRLGPDAAGNPALETGSWRFCYNPVMDASDPAGTGRFQETRWGNFTWLREPSDPGRGRLSIAMTRFNPGAHQPPHRHASEEQLIYVISGGGTSVYDGETTNLAPGTISHMHAHGIHEVWASQSGLEMLMVFVPAPVDVPAVPRGRLGFDRSILGSVLAEQMILEYVRRLGSLLDMGIALADPAGRMLIEPVNAPPECVSKCFLRARGPWKALGQVNQDTIIECCPGNYFVAVPVLESTTGELSPLYLFAGPVNLGPERAVPRSRLYTAAEATQTLANLIETVAKQKEQELVMAAQMLSIGLPKDQRVEQSLSPYPAIQNRAVSRVVSLLHKNPDRRINLDEASRVAGLNPSHLSRVFRRDMGMNFVRYATFVKMARAKALLVTTDLTVKEIADRLGFSSSAYFGQVFRRLEGTTPRSYRVSSKNL; encoded by the coding sequence GTGCCCCTGATAATCCTGTCAACGGGCAGGCTGGGTCCGGACGCAGCGGGTAACCCGGCCCTGGAGACGGGGTCCTGGCGCTTCTGCTATAATCCAGTTATGGACGCATCCGATCCCGCCGGGACAGGCAGATTCCAGGAGACCAGATGGGGCAATTTCACCTGGTTGCGTGAGCCCTCCGACCCGGGTCGCGGCAGGTTGAGTATAGCCATGACCCGCTTCAACCCCGGCGCCCACCAGCCCCCGCACCGCCATGCATCCGAGGAGCAGCTCATTTACGTCATATCGGGCGGGGGCACTTCCGTCTACGACGGCGAGACGACAAACCTCGCCCCGGGCACCATCAGCCACATGCACGCCCACGGCATACACGAGGTGTGGGCTTCGCAGAGCGGTCTCGAAATGCTGATGGTGTTCGTCCCGGCGCCCGTCGACGTGCCGGCGGTCCCGCGTGGGCGGCTGGGCTTCGACCGGTCAATCCTCGGGTCAGTGCTGGCTGAGCAGATGATCCTCGAGTACGTCCGCAGGCTTGGCTCCCTCCTCGACATGGGAATCGCGCTTGCGGATCCCGCGGGCCGCATGCTCATCGAACCAGTCAACGCCCCGCCGGAATGCGTTTCGAAGTGCTTCCTCCGGGCACGGGGGCCATGGAAGGCTCTGGGCCAGGTGAACCAGGACACGATTATCGAGTGCTGTCCGGGCAATTACTTTGTCGCCGTCCCCGTGCTGGAATCCACGACTGGCGAACTGAGCCCGCTGTACCTGTTCGCCGGTCCCGTGAACCTCGGGCCCGAGCGCGCGGTCCCACGAAGCAGGCTGTATACTGCAGCGGAGGCCACGCAGACGCTGGCGAACCTGATCGAGACCGTCGCCAAGCAGAAAGAACAGGAGCTGGTGATGGCGGCGCAGATGTTGTCCATCGGCTTACCCAAAGACCAGCGCGTCGAGCAAAGCCTGTCGCCGTACCCCGCCATCCAGAACCGCGCGGTCTCCAGGGTCGTTTCCCTCCTGCACAAGAACCCGGACAGGCGGATAAACCTGGACGAGGCCTCGCGTGTAGCCGGGTTGAACCCCTCGCATCTGTCCAGGGTTTTCCGCAGGGACATGGGCATGAACTTCGTCAGGTACGCCACGTTCGTCAAGATGGCCAGGGCTAAAGCGTTGCTTGTCACTACCGACCTCACAGTAAAGGAGATCGCCGACAGGCTCGGCTTCTCGAGCTCCGCCTATTTCGGGCAGGTATTCCGGCGTCTCGAGGGCACTACTCCCCGCTCTTACCGCGTCTCATCAAAAAACCTATAA
- the ilvD gene encoding dihydroxy-acid dehydratase, which produces MISDSVKKGIERAPHRSLFYAMGYTSEELSRPLVAVVNAHNEVIPGHHHLDSLAAAAKRGIIAEGGTPVEFPVIGICDGIAMNHQGMKYPLASRELVCDSIEAMMIAHGFDAMVCIGNCDKIVPGMLMAAARLNVPAVYVSGGPMLAGWHKGKTTDLISGPFEAVGACTGGKISEDELEQIAMEACPGCGSCAGLFTANSMNCMAEVLGIALPGNGTIPAVTGKRLQLANYAGRQAVRMLKKNVRPRDILTQKAFENAIAVDMAIGGSSNTVLHLMAIAQEAGVPLDLGAFDGISRKMPNLCKLSPAGVHHLEDLDRAGGIPAVLNRVKEAGLLHADALSVSGKTIGEIATGGQVFNDSVIRRLDSPYLNEGGLAVLYGNVAPEGAVVKQSAVLPEMMRHSGPARVFDSEDDAFKAITGGRIKPGDVVVIRYEGPKGGPGMREMLSPTATLAGMGLDSKVALITDGRFSGGTKGASIGHVSPEAAEGGPIAAVREGDIISIDIPARKLNVELSAGEIAKRLEEWKRPEIRATKGTYLHRYARLVTSASKGAIMS; this is translated from the coding sequence TTGATCAGCGATTCGGTTAAGAAGGGTATCGAGAGAGCACCGCACAGGTCATTGTTCTACGCCATGGGATACACCTCCGAGGAATTGTCCCGTCCGCTCGTGGCGGTGGTCAACGCCCATAACGAAGTCATCCCGGGACACCATCACCTGGATTCTCTTGCGGCAGCAGCCAAGAGAGGAATAATCGCAGAGGGCGGGACGCCCGTTGAGTTCCCGGTTATCGGGATCTGCGACGGCATCGCGATGAACCATCAGGGGATGAAGTACCCGCTCGCCTCCAGGGAACTCGTTTGCGACTCCATTGAGGCGATGATGATAGCGCACGGGTTCGATGCCATGGTGTGCATCGGCAACTGCGACAAGATCGTGCCGGGCATGCTGATGGCTGCCGCGAGACTGAACGTCCCGGCGGTCTACGTGAGTGGCGGGCCCATGCTCGCGGGCTGGCACAAGGGGAAAACAACGGACCTCATATCCGGCCCCTTTGAGGCGGTCGGCGCGTGCACCGGAGGAAAGATCTCGGAGGACGAACTCGAGCAGATAGCGATGGAAGCCTGCCCAGGGTGCGGCTCCTGCGCCGGCCTCTTCACAGCCAACAGCATGAACTGCATGGCCGAGGTATTGGGCATCGCCCTGCCGGGGAACGGCACCATCCCGGCGGTCACGGGCAAGCGCCTCCAGCTCGCGAACTACGCGGGGCGCCAGGCAGTGCGAATGCTGAAGAAGAACGTGCGTCCTCGCGACATCCTCACGCAGAAGGCGTTCGAAAACGCCATCGCCGTCGACATGGCGATAGGCGGATCGAGCAACACTGTACTCCACCTCATGGCGATCGCCCAGGAAGCAGGGGTCCCTCTGGACCTCGGCGCGTTCGATGGGATCTCGAGGAAGATGCCCAACCTGTGCAAGCTGAGCCCCGCCGGCGTCCACCACCTCGAGGACCTCGACAGGGCCGGAGGCATTCCCGCCGTACTCAACAGGGTCAAAGAGGCAGGGCTCCTCCACGCGGACGCGCTGAGCGTGAGTGGGAAGACCATCGGGGAAATCGCCACGGGCGGCCAGGTATTCAACGACTCCGTGATAAGGCGCCTCGATTCACCCTACCTGAACGAAGGCGGGCTGGCGGTACTGTACGGCAACGTAGCCCCCGAGGGCGCCGTCGTGAAGCAGTCCGCGGTCCTGCCCGAGATGATGCGCCACTCCGGCCCGGCAAGGGTGTTCGACTCGGAGGACGACGCCTTCAAAGCGATAACCGGCGGCCGCATCAAGCCCGGCGACGTAGTTGTCATCCGGTATGAAGGACCGAAGGGCGGCCCTGGTATGCGCGAGATGCTGAGCCCGACTGCCACGCTCGCGGGCATGGGCCTGGACAGCAAGGTAGCGCTCATTACCGACGGGCGTTTCTCGGGTGGGACCAAGGGCGCCTCCATAGGCCACGTTTCGCCCGAGGCTGCCGAAGGTGGGCCTATTGCGGCCGTGCGAGAGGGTGACATCATTTCCATCGACATCCCCGCCAGGAAGCTCAACGTCGAGCTATCGGCGGGGGAGATAGCGAAGCGCCTCGAGGAATGGAAGCGCCCCGAGATCCGCGCGACGAAGGGAACCTACCTGCACAGGTACGCCCGCCTCGTCACGTCGGCAAGCAAGGGTGCGATCATGTCGTAG
- a CDS encoding SMC family ATPase — protein MKPVRLEFRGLHSYREPQVVDFESLGAAGLFGVFGPTGSGKSTILDAITLALFGHVERAERGTRGIINQLESSLQVSFEFELGGERYLVERRYDREPGDPESARVRSARLRRLPGREAGAGARGGGRAEDQIVIASGPRETSAAVIALLGLRRDEFSRAVVLPQGKFDEFLKLTGGERARMLEHIFNLERFGDALATRARDLFNRCEMRVREIEGEQRGLGDCSGAAVAEAEEAVREHSAMLDDLEGRHREVETRHRDASGLRALYVEKYAAEARMRELDARSAEFALLRETLAAAVRAAPIRPLIEQDRRISDQIREDGRALQDETARVDAARAAAEKAAGQRAEAEKRLEDGVPELSRRQAVVLEAVRKDSRVRGLVEERSRLAARVKAQSEHAARLRADAANLAAAAQSAASEYAALLAEQERLSIDPNERRLVDLACRALDALEQQEGLLREAATEAEAREREIAGAWAGVVALTGEMAPGRPVESASGVRAVAAEQVDLVERRLREARAALDDARVRAQAPLMAAGLVDGQPCPVCGSTEHPAPARPVEGGVAGGLDAFTSAVRECERRREAVGDWRDRVLSALARWENGARERDRCRMLLEQRRQAVSRAAAAFDGVRGGRDRAAVRARQREMATLDKALFALQDRIRNAHDRRAGAESRRQGLDSELRTLETAVATGEKQIEGIDDQVQALRAEVDAVTGGREPTVVAREIEGELEALRRTAAQTRTLHEDVRSRVERFETSVVALRARLEANSQSLDRVRAALLDALEKAGFTGVDQAEAAMLAESEQDELERHMKEYDDQRRVIGVNLSRLEKAIAGRAFDEAGFSALEDTLNALAGSLSRAREDLAVARDRLASLNEKHSAWQRLEEEATRFRRRMDLAGTLARLLQGRKFVQFIAEEHLRDMAAEASQRLGRLTAQRYALELSDGCGFTIRDDFNGGLRRPVSTLSGGETFLISLALALALSSKIQLRGRYSLGFFFLDEGFGTLDEEKLELVVSALENLHDRDRMVGVISHVRELRDRLPRYLEVVPATGDGGGSQVRMRQN, from the coding sequence GTGAAACCTGTGAGACTGGAATTCCGCGGGCTGCATAGCTACCGCGAGCCGCAGGTGGTGGATTTCGAAAGTCTGGGCGCGGCGGGGCTGTTCGGGGTGTTCGGGCCGACAGGCAGTGGCAAGTCAACAATACTGGACGCTATCACGCTCGCGCTATTCGGCCACGTGGAGAGGGCCGAGCGCGGGACGCGCGGCATCATCAACCAGTTGGAGTCGTCGCTGCAGGTCTCTTTCGAGTTCGAGCTGGGCGGTGAACGGTACCTCGTCGAACGCCGGTACGACAGGGAACCCGGTGATCCCGAGTCGGCCAGGGTGAGGTCGGCGCGGCTCAGGAGGCTGCCGGGCCGCGAAGCCGGCGCCGGTGCAAGGGGCGGAGGGAGAGCGGAGGACCAGATCGTCATCGCTTCGGGCCCGAGAGAGACGTCGGCGGCCGTGATCGCGCTCCTCGGGCTCCGGCGTGACGAGTTCTCGCGGGCGGTGGTGCTTCCCCAGGGAAAGTTCGACGAGTTCCTGAAGCTCACCGGTGGTGAGCGCGCCAGGATGCTCGAGCACATATTCAACCTGGAACGGTTCGGCGACGCGCTGGCGACCAGGGCCAGGGACCTGTTCAACCGCTGTGAAATGCGGGTGCGGGAAATCGAGGGTGAGCAGAGAGGCCTGGGGGACTGTTCGGGGGCCGCGGTGGCGGAGGCCGAGGAAGCGGTCCGTGAGCATTCCGCTATGCTGGACGACCTGGAGGGCAGGCACAGGGAGGTTGAAACGCGGCACAGGGATGCCTCCGGGTTGAGGGCCCTCTATGTGGAGAAGTACGCCGCCGAGGCCAGGATGCGCGAGCTCGACGCTCGTTCGGCGGAGTTCGCTTTGTTAAGAGAGACGCTTGCGGCGGCAGTCAGGGCCGCGCCAATTCGGCCCCTGATCGAGCAGGACCGCCGGATATCCGACCAGATCCGCGAGGATGGCCGCGCCCTGCAGGACGAGACTGCACGTGTCGACGCCGCCAGGGCCGCCGCGGAAAAGGCGGCCGGCCAGCGCGCCGAGGCCGAGAAACGCCTGGAGGACGGCGTCCCGGAGCTGTCGCGGCGGCAGGCCGTGGTCCTGGAGGCGGTGCGCAAGGATTCACGCGTTAGAGGCCTGGTCGAGGAGCGGTCCAGGCTGGCCGCCCGGGTAAAGGCGCAGTCGGAGCACGCCGCGCGGCTCCGCGCGGACGCCGCGAATCTCGCTGCGGCGGCGCAGTCCGCAGCCAGCGAATACGCCGCCTTGCTGGCCGAACAGGAGCGGCTCTCCATAGATCCCAACGAAAGGCGACTGGTCGACCTGGCCTGCCGCGCGCTCGATGCGCTCGAGCAGCAGGAGGGCCTCCTGCGTGAGGCCGCGACCGAGGCAGAAGCCAGGGAGCGGGAGATCGCGGGGGCGTGGGCGGGTGTGGTGGCGCTCACCGGCGAGATGGCCCCCGGACGACCGGTGGAATCGGCCTCCGGCGTGAGGGCCGTCGCCGCCGAACAGGTTGACCTGGTGGAACGGCGTCTCCGGGAAGCCCGCGCGGCCCTGGATGACGCCAGGGTCCGCGCACAGGCGCCTCTAATGGCGGCGGGGCTCGTCGACGGGCAGCCGTGCCCCGTGTGCGGTTCGACAGAGCATCCGGCGCCCGCGCGCCCGGTGGAGGGCGGGGTGGCGGGCGGCCTCGACGCTTTTACCAGCGCCGTGCGTGAATGCGAGCGGCGCAGGGAGGCCGTGGGAGACTGGCGGGACAGGGTTCTCTCGGCCCTGGCCCGGTGGGAAAACGGCGCCCGCGAGAGGGACCGGTGCCGGATGTTGCTGGAGCAGCGTCGCCAGGCCGTGAGTCGCGCCGCGGCCGCGTTCGACGGAGTACGGGGAGGGCGCGACCGTGCGGCCGTCAGGGCGCGGCAACGCGAGATGGCGACGCTCGACAAAGCCCTGTTTGCGCTACAGGACAGGATCAGGAATGCCCACGACAGGCGAGCCGGCGCTGAATCCCGCAGGCAGGGGCTGGACTCGGAGTTGAGGACGCTGGAGACGGCGGTGGCTACGGGAGAGAAGCAGATCGAGGGGATAGACGACCAGGTGCAGGCCTTGCGGGCCGAGGTCGATGCGGTGACAGGCGGGCGGGAGCCCACGGTCGTGGCGCGTGAGATCGAAGGGGAATTGGAGGCTCTAAGGCGGACCGCCGCCCAGACCCGCACGCTCCATGAGGACGTGCGCAGCCGGGTGGAGAGATTTGAGACGTCGGTAGTGGCGCTGAGGGCCCGCCTGGAGGCCAACAGTCAGTCCCTCGACCGCGTCCGCGCCGCCCTTCTCGACGCCCTGGAAAAGGCGGGTTTCACCGGAGTGGACCAGGCGGAAGCCGCGATGCTGGCGGAGTCCGAGCAGGACGAACTCGAGCGACACATGAAGGAATACGACGACCAGCGCAGGGTGATCGGGGTGAACTTGAGCCGGCTCGAGAAAGCCATTGCCGGCAGGGCGTTCGACGAGGCGGGGTTCTCAGCGCTCGAGGACACCCTGAACGCACTGGCGGGATCGCTCTCCAGGGCGAGGGAGGACCTCGCCGTGGCCAGGGACCGGCTTGCCTCACTCAACGAGAAGCACTCCGCCTGGCAGCGACTCGAGGAGGAGGCCACCCGGTTCAGGCGCCGGATGGACCTCGCGGGCACGCTCGCGAGACTCCTGCAGGGACGCAAATTCGTGCAGTTCATCGCGGAGGAGCACCTCAGGGACATGGCGGCCGAGGCGTCCCAGCGGCTCGGCAGGCTGACGGCTCAGCGTTACGCCCTTGAATTGTCCGATGGCTGTGGATTCACCATAAGAGACGACTTCAACGGCGGGCTCCGGCGCCCGGTCTCGACCCTTTCCGGCGGGGAGACGTTCCTCATCTCACTGGCGCTGGCGCTGGCGCTGTCGTCCAAGATACAGCTCCGTGGCAGGTACTCGCTCGGATTCTTCTTCCTCGACGAGGGTTTCGGGACGCTGGACGAGGAGAAACTGGAGCTGGTGGTGTCGGCGCTCGAGAATCTTCACGACAGGGACCGGATGGTCGGTGTCATCAGTCACGTCAGGGAGCTCAGGGACCGGCTGCCGCGCTATCTCGAAGTGGTTCCCGCCACCGGAGACGGCGGAGGCAGCCAGGTCCGGATGCGACAGAATTGA
- a CDS encoding exonuclease SbcCD subunit D — translation MRILHTSDWHLGRTLEGKSRLPEQAQFIEEICDIARRERADIVLLAGDVYDSYNPPAEAEEMFFDALERLADGGERAVVVIAGNHDSPDRLHAANPLASRHGISLLGYPLELLATGGSGGRASRVSTGPGWIEVGLRGLGETAVVYAIPYPSESRLNEVLSEALGEAAEREAYSGRVARLFADACSAFRADAVNLLVAHLFVSGGWESDSERQIQLGGAMAVNPVALPAAHYVALGHLHRPQAVNLPGAPCMYSGSPLAYSFSEADRQKEVVIVDAGPRRQASVTPVPLSCGKPLKRWRAGNLAEVQAWCSDPRNLESWVDLEVESLQPLSASQVSELRRVHPGIVNVRVILPETAVRDEGQRLSELTLAEQFDRFVTRERGAAPERELLDLFLELASDDGAAGEAPGGEAP, via the coding sequence GTGAGGATACTGCACACTTCCGACTGGCACCTCGGGAGGACACTCGAAGGAAAGTCCCGCCTGCCCGAACAGGCGCAATTCATAGAGGAGATATGCGACATCGCCCGGCGTGAGCGCGCCGACATCGTGCTCCTCGCCGGCGACGTGTACGATTCATACAACCCCCCCGCCGAGGCGGAGGAGATGTTCTTCGACGCGCTCGAGCGACTCGCGGACGGGGGCGAGCGCGCCGTTGTGGTAATCGCGGGTAACCACGACAGCCCGGACCGGTTACACGCCGCGAACCCGCTCGCGTCGAGGCACGGGATATCTCTCCTGGGTTACCCGCTTGAACTGCTCGCGACCGGCGGCTCCGGCGGGAGGGCTTCAAGGGTGTCGACGGGCCCGGGCTGGATCGAGGTGGGGTTGCGCGGTCTCGGAGAAACGGCGGTGGTGTACGCCATCCCGTACCCGTCGGAGTCGAGGTTGAACGAGGTGCTCAGCGAGGCCCTCGGGGAGGCGGCTGAAAGGGAGGCGTACTCGGGGCGCGTCGCCCGGCTGTTCGCGGATGCCTGTTCGGCGTTCCGCGCGGACGCCGTGAACCTCCTCGTCGCGCACCTGTTCGTGAGCGGTGGGTGGGAATCCGATTCGGAGCGGCAGATCCAGCTCGGCGGGGCGATGGCCGTGAATCCGGTCGCGCTGCCGGCGGCGCACTACGTGGCGCTGGGCCACCTGCACCGCCCGCAGGCCGTCAACCTGCCGGGTGCGCCGTGCATGTACTCGGGCTCGCCGCTGGCCTACAGTTTCTCCGAGGCCGACCGGCAGAAAGAGGTCGTCATCGTCGACGCCGGGCCGCGCAGGCAGGCGTCGGTTACCCCCGTACCACTGTCGTGCGGGAAGCCACTCAAGCGGTGGCGCGCGGGCAACCTGGCGGAGGTCCAGGCGTGGTGCTCCGACCCGCGCAACCTGGAGTCCTGGGTTGACCTCGAGGTTGAGTCACTGCAGCCGCTGAGCGCGTCCCAGGTCTCAGAACTCCGGCGGGTCCACCCGGGGATCGTGAACGTGAGGGTGATACTCCCGGAGACGGCCGTCCGTGACGAGGGCCAGCGCCTGTCCGAGCTCACGCTTGCGGAGCAGTTCGACCGCTTCGTGACGCGCGAGCGGGGCGCCGCCCCCGAACGGGAGCTCCTGGATCTTTTCCTCGAGCTTGCCAGTGACGACGGCGCGGCAGGCGAGGCGCCGGGGGGTGAGGCGCCGTGA
- a CDS encoding GntR family transcriptional regulator, with amino-acid sequence MKRSSLTEGDYESPSLRTRIFESIRENIVNGAYRSGESLIESKLAEEFGVSRTPVREAIRQLELEGLVRSVPNRGVVVEGITTQEVYEIYAIRGLIEGLAARWAAERATPEEIGRMDEAIALMEFYTLRSNVDQVTRLDTGFHTLMIEASKSRPLKNALGGLNHYIQRARVASLRVPGRLGQSLEEHRAIFQAIKDRQPELAERLLNEHIGKASENLLNHLKTGEEGLNAGPGKSAGPADGGGDRQGDS; translated from the coding sequence ATGAAGCGTTCTTCCCTTACCGAGGGCGATTACGAGTCACCATCCCTGCGAACGCGCATATTCGAATCGATCCGCGAAAACATCGTCAATGGGGCGTACCGCTCGGGCGAGAGCCTGATCGAGAGTAAGCTGGCGGAGGAATTCGGGGTCAGCCGCACACCGGTCAGGGAGGCAATCCGGCAGCTCGAACTCGAGGGACTCGTACGCTCGGTCCCAAACCGCGGCGTCGTAGTCGAGGGGATCACCACCCAGGAGGTCTACGAGATATATGCCATCCGCGGGCTTATCGAGGGCCTGGCGGCAAGGTGGGCCGCTGAACGGGCAACGCCCGAGGAGATCGGCAGGATGGACGAGGCCATCGCCCTCATGGAATTCTACACACTCCGCAGCAACGTCGACCAGGTCACCCGCCTCGACACCGGATTTCACACGCTGATGATCGAGGCCAGCAAGAGCAGGCCGCTGAAGAACGCGCTGGGCGGCCTCAACCACTACATCCAGAGGGCGCGGGTGGCCTCCCTCAGGGTGCCCGGGAGACTGGGCCAGTCGTTGGAGGAGCACAGGGCTATCTTCCAGGCGATCAAGGACAGGCAGCCGGAGCTTGCGGAGAGACTCCTGAACGAGCACATAGGCAAGGCAAGCGAGAACCTGCTCAACCACCTCAAGACGGGGGAAGAGGGTCTCAACGCCGGCCCGGGCAAGTCCGCGGGACCGGCTGATGGGGGCGGCGACCGCCAGGGCGACAGCTAG
- a CDS encoding metallophosphoesterase family protein has translation MRESFRVGVFSDVHGNAVALEAVLADGRARGVDLWLCAGDLVNYGPRPVEAVGLVRDVTAACVAGNRDLECVAGDESRVVIPVGRDEAVEMAAFRWTRERMDRGSLEQLAALPLTMSLPFAADDGGALAQGRPAPETTRCIGLFHGSPWSPYHYLRSGDIDSAAARVSACLDAAVYCFGHTHVPYVLSTEGRLYVNAGSCGKPKDGDPRACYAIIEIWAAACAGGDPCTRVRAEIIRVAYDTDAVAEEITRFGLPATLAAAILAGREA, from the coding sequence GTGAGAGAGTCTTTCAGGGTTGGGGTCTTCTCCGACGTTCACGGAAACGCGGTCGCGCTGGAGGCCGTCCTCGCCGACGGCAGGGCCAGGGGGGTCGACCTGTGGCTGTGCGCCGGCGACCTCGTGAACTACGGTCCGCGGCCGGTCGAGGCGGTCGGCCTCGTCCGCGACGTCACCGCCGCGTGCGTGGCGGGGAACCGCGATCTGGAATGCGTCGCCGGGGACGAGTCGCGCGTCGTCATTCCCGTAGGACGCGACGAGGCTGTCGAGATGGCAGCGTTCAGGTGGACGCGTGAGAGGATGGACCGCGGGTCCCTTGAGCAACTGGCCGCGCTGCCTCTCACGATGTCGCTTCCGTTTGCGGCGGATGACGGCGGCGCCCTGGCGCAGGGCCGGCCGGCGCCCGAGACCACCCGGTGCATCGGGCTTTTTCACGGCAGCCCGTGGTCGCCTTACCACTATCTCAGGTCCGGCGACATCGACTCCGCGGCGGCCCGTGTCTCCGCCTGCCTCGACGCCGCAGTCTACTGCTTCGGCCACACCCACGTCCCGTACGTGCTCAGCACGGAAGGGCGGCTTTACGTCAATGCCGGAAGCTGCGGCAAGCCCAAGGACGGCGACCCCCGGGCATGCTACGCGATCATCGAGATCTGGGCTGCGGCCTGCGCCGGCGGTGACCCATGTACGCGGGTTCGCGCGGAGATAATCCGCGTGGCCTACGACACGGACGCGGTGGCTGAGGAGATTACCCGGTTCGGGCTGCCTGCCACCCTGGCGGCGGCGATCCTCGCGGGCCGCGAGGCGTGA
- a CDS encoding MoaD/ThiS family protein, with translation MKITVRFFGYTMVVAGLADIALELREGSTVGDLLEEVGRRHPALVQGQGKGTGASATALVRDGYMLVSINRKHLDSPPERAPLADGDEVWLLPPVAGG, from the coding sequence TTGAAGATCACGGTCAGGTTCTTCGGCTACACCATGGTAGTCGCGGGCCTCGCGGATATCGCCCTCGAACTGAGGGAAGGCTCCACCGTCGGAGACCTCCTGGAGGAAGTCGGACGGAGACATCCGGCTCTCGTCCAGGGACAGGGAAAGGGAACCGGCGCGAGCGCCACGGCGCTCGTGAGGGACGGCTACATGCTGGTATCAATTAACCGCAAGCACCTCGACTCGCCACCGGAGCGCGCCCCGCTGGCGGATGGCGACGAGGTGTGGCTCCTACCCCCCGTGGCCGGCGGCTGA
- a CDS encoding ABC transporter ATP-binding protein translates to MRGIVKRFPGVVANNGISLSVRKGEVHALLGENGAGKSTLMNILYGLYEPDDGEICIDGRPLRISSPRDALDAGIGMVHQEFMLIPALTVAENVVLGMDDGRGPLLDLKATEAEVTRLAAEYLFRIDPRARVADLSVGEQQRIEILKALYRGARILVLDEPTAVLTPQETRELFSVMKTLSSQGHTIIFISHKLNEVMNVSDRVTVLRDGRVVATVNTRDTNPSELARLMVGREVGLDTSGARTSPGETVLSVSNLVVNDHRGLRAVKGVSLEVRAGEVLGIAGVDGNGQMELIEAITGLRKAQSGSVAVLGRDCTGLPPRPLAETGMAHIPGNRQRTGLILEMSVAENAILQTYYRPPISRGIMLNEGEVRRFSDSLISQYDIRTPNQDVKVKLLSGGNQQKVILARELSRQPRLLVAMHPTRGLDVGATEYVHSRILAERERGCAVLLVSVELEEILALSDRIAVMYEGEIAGILDGRNADIEEMGLLMAGSTRRSASCSAAGHGG, encoded by the coding sequence ATGAGAGGCATAGTCAAGCGTTTCCCAGGCGTCGTGGCGAACAACGGGATTTCGCTGAGCGTGCGCAAGGGCGAGGTGCACGCCCTCCTGGGCGAGAACGGCGCCGGCAAGAGTACGCTTATGAATATCCTCTACGGACTGTACGAGCCGGACGATGGCGAGATATGTATCGACGGTCGCCCCCTGAGGATATCGTCTCCGCGGGACGCCCTCGACGCCGGTATCGGCATGGTCCACCAGGAGTTCATGCTGATCCCCGCCCTCACCGTCGCCGAGAACGTCGTCCTGGGCATGGACGACGGCCGCGGTCCGCTGCTCGACCTGAAGGCCACCGAGGCCGAGGTCACCAGGTTGGCCGCGGAGTATTTGTTCCGGATCGACCCCCGCGCGAGGGTGGCAGACCTGTCCGTCGGCGAGCAGCAAAGGATCGAGATACTCAAGGCGCTCTACCGCGGTGCCAGGATCCTCGTCCTGGACGAGCCAACCGCTGTGCTGACGCCGCAGGAAACGCGGGAGCTGTTCTCCGTCATGAAGACGCTGTCGTCCCAGGGTCACACGATCATATTCATCAGCCACAAGCTCAACGAGGTCATGAACGTGAGTGACCGGGTCACGGTGCTGAGGGATGGGCGGGTCGTGGCTACGGTCAACACTCGTGACACGAACCCCTCTGAACTCGCGAGGCTCATGGTCGGCCGCGAGGTGGGGCTGGACACCTCGGGAGCGAGGACATCCCCGGGCGAGACCGTGTTGAGCGTCTCCAACCTGGTCGTCAACGACCACCGCGGCCTCCGTGCGGTGAAGGGGGTTTCCCTCGAAGTAAGGGCCGGCGAGGTCCTGGGTATCGCCGGAGTCGACGGCAACGGTCAGATGGAACTGATCGAGGCCATCACGGGGCTCAGAAAGGCTCAATCCGGCAGCGTGGCCGTGCTCGGTCGCGATTGTACCGGGCTGCCCCCCAGGCCGCTGGCAGAGACGGGTATGGCGCACATCCCTGGGAACAGGCAGAGGACGGGCCTGATACTCGAGATGAGCGTCGCGGAGAACGCCATACTGCAGACGTACTACCGCCCGCCCATCTCGCGAGGCATCATGCTGAACGAGGGCGAGGTGCGCAGGTTCTCGGACAGCCTCATCAGCCAGTACGACATCAGGACTCCCAACCAGGACGTCAAGGTGAAGCTCCTCTCCGGCGGGAACCAGCAGAAGGTGATACTGGCCAGGGAGCTGTCGCGCCAGCCGAGACTGCTCGTCGCCATGCATCCCACCCGCGGTCTCGACGTCGGGGCCACCGAGTACGTACACTCGCGGATCCTGGCCGAACGCGAACGGGGTTGCGCGGTATTGCTCGTTTCCGTCGAACTCGAGGAGATCCTCGCCCTGTCGGACAGGATAGCGGTCATGTACGAGGGCGAGATCGCCGGGATACTTGACGGGAGGAACGCCGACATAGAGGAGATGGGGCTGCTGATGGCGGGGTCAACGAGACGTTCGGCGTCTTGCTCAGCCGCCGGCCACGGGGGGTAG